The Lycium barbarum isolate Lr01 chromosome 12, ASM1917538v2, whole genome shotgun sequence genome includes a region encoding these proteins:
- the LOC132623722 gene encoding uncharacterized protein LOC132623722 isoform X4, producing MVGEVEKMVTVGLVWGATNALMRKGAIKWDETIKSLPQSNTPQHPVITTLKNWFKLVLIWQYSLPFIVNLSASATFFAILSDTPISLAVPVTNATTFAATAVFGLILGEETRVGLALFEVLQK from the exons ATGGTTGGAGAAGTGGAGAAGATGGTGACAGTAGGGCTTGTTTGGGGAGCGACGAATGCCCTAATGCGAAAAGGAGCAATCAAATGGGACGAAACCATCAAATCATTACCTCAATCAAACACACCGCAGCACCCAGTGATTACCACTCTCAAGAATTGGTTCAAACTTGTGTTAATATGGCAGTATTCATTGCCATTTATTGTAAACCTGTCAGCATCAGCTACTTTCTTTGCAATTCTGAGTGATACACCAATTTCATTAGCTGTTCCTGTTACTAATGCCACCACTTTTGCTGCCACTGCTGTTTTTGGATTGATTCTTGGTGAAGAGACACGTGTTGGTCTTGCTCTTTTTG AAGTTCTCCAAAAATGA
- the LOC132623722 gene encoding uncharacterized protein LOC132623722 isoform X2: MVGEVEKMVTVGLVWGATNALMRKGAIKWDETIKSLPQSNTPQHPVITTLKNWFKLVLIWQYSLPFIVNLSASATFFAILSDTPISLAVPVTNATTFAATAVFGLILGEETRVGLALFGPKCISLQKGMYANTT, encoded by the exons ATGGTTGGAGAAGTGGAGAAGATGGTGACAGTAGGGCTTGTTTGGGGAGCGACGAATGCCCTAATGCGAAAAGGAGCAATCAAATGGGACGAAACCATCAAATCATTACCTCAATCAAACACACCGCAGCACCCAGTGATTACCACTCTCAAGAATTGGTTCAAACTTGTGTTAATATGGCAGTATTCATTGCCATTTATTGTAAACCTGTCAGCATCAGCTACTTTCTTTGCAATTCTGAGTGATACACCAATTTCATTAGCTGTTCCTGTTACTAATGCCACCACTTTTGCTGCCACTGCTGTTTTTGGATTGATTCTTGGTGAAGAGACACGTGTTGGTCTTGCTCTTTTTG GTCCAAAATGTATTTCTCTACAAAAAGGGATGTATGCTAATACAACCTAA
- the LOC132623722 gene encoding uncharacterized protein LOC132623722 isoform X1, with translation MVGEVEKMVTVGLVWGATNALMRKGAIKWDETIKSLPQSNTPQHPVITTLKNWFKLVLIWQYSLPFIVNLSASATFFAILSDTPISLAVPVTNATTFAATAVFGLILGEETRVGLALFDIKGDIMDTVQKKLQQGIF, from the exons ATGGTTGGAGAAGTGGAGAAGATGGTGACAGTAGGGCTTGTTTGGGGAGCGACGAATGCCCTAATGCGAAAAGGAGCAATCAAATGGGACGAAACCATCAAATCATTACCTCAATCAAACACACCGCAGCACCCAGTGATTACCACTCTCAAGAATTGGTTCAAACTTGTGTTAATATGGCAGTATTCATTGCCATTTATTGTAAACCTGTCAGCATCAGCTACTTTCTTTGCAATTCTGAGTGATACACCAATTTCATTAGCTGTTCCTGTTACTAATGCCACCACTTTTGCTGCCACTGCTGTTTTTGGATTGATTCTTGGTGAAGAGACACGTGTTGGTCTTGCTCTTTTTG ATATCAAAGGAGACATCATGGACACTGTTCAAAAAAAATTACAACAGGGAATTTTTTGA
- the LOC132623722 gene encoding uncharacterized protein LOC132623722 isoform X3 yields MVGEVEKMVTVGLVWGATNALMRKGAIKWDETIKSLPQSNTPQHPVITTLKNWFKLVLIWQYSLPFIVNLSASATFFAILSDTPISLAVPVTNATTFAATAVFGLILGEETRVGLALFGIPWILF; encoded by the exons ATGGTTGGAGAAGTGGAGAAGATGGTGACAGTAGGGCTTGTTTGGGGAGCGACGAATGCCCTAATGCGAAAAGGAGCAATCAAATGGGACGAAACCATCAAATCATTACCTCAATCAAACACACCGCAGCACCCAGTGATTACCACTCTCAAGAATTGGTTCAAACTTGTGTTAATATGGCAGTATTCATTGCCATTTATTGTAAACCTGTCAGCATCAGCTACTTTCTTTGCAATTCTGAGTGATACACCAATTTCATTAGCTGTTCCTGTTACTAATGCCACCACTTTTGCTGCCACTGCTGTTTTTGGATTGATTCTTGGTGAAGAGACACGTGTTGGTCTTGCTCTTTTTG GTATTCCCTGGATTCTGTTTTAG
- the LOC132624421 gene encoding uncharacterized protein LOC132624421, which yields MGHDEYLSRSKSTFEGKLGGDEPFYDSDEPVSFEIKTDDEADDEGVVEKPTKKSRRPKRIRNRVIFYSKCKEIVWETGLAFESAKQFRKALTRYAVQEHVELDKYVNEPTRVRVKCTAGCPWLLFASYDSRTNDFVVKNYNHVHKCNDTTKNKLVNSLYISERYKDRIISKPGIRIFELQNLVRKELEVYIGRNVGRKARSIVLQQIMGDNVEEFKRILDYMDELLRTNPGSSCVVRLSEETFEGGIKRFQSFYICFDAMKKTFKAGCRRAIGLDGCFLKGVSKGQLLVVVCKDGNNQMLPLAWAVVEVENTFTWRWFVNILRHDVELGDGTGLTTLSDMQNGLDLAIKDLLPNVEQRMCGRHVLANFSKKWKGIEIRNCFWRCAKSTYEQELQKNLDHMEKLGDGINGDLFCCDSVDNNMAESFNSWILGPSYKTIITMLEEIRVKMMRTVGQLREFSEAWITNISPMALQVLQENTSKSMKCTLEWNGEYGFEVKDSWGNKFIVNLNNNTCTCISWMLKGVPCCHAIVALHFRKLEPIDYVAHWYTKDTYLKTYNSFIQPITNMAMWPKSTNPPVLPSEIKKLPGRPRKCRRKKQTENKTGKLSKRGVEMT from the exons ATGGGACATGATGAATATTTATCTAGAAGTAAGAGTACATTTGAAGGAAAATTGGGTGGGGATGAGCCATTTTATGACTCAGATGAACCTGTTAGCTTTGAAATAAAGACTGATGATGAAGCTGATGACGAAGGTGTGGTTGAAAAGCCTACCAAAAAGTCAAGGAGACCAAAAAGAATTAGAAATAGGGTTATTTTTTATTCTAAGTGTAAAGAAATAGTTTGGGAGACTGGTCTTGCATTTGAAAGTGCTAAACAGTTTAGGAAAGCACTTACTAGGTATGCAGTTCAAGAACATGTAGAGTTGGATAAATATGTCAATGAACCAACTAGGGTGAGGGTAAAGTGTACTGCTGGCTGTCCATGGTTATTGTTTGCCAGTTACGATTCTAGAACAAATGATTTTGTTGTGAAGAATTATAATCATGTTCACAAGTGCAATGACACAACAAAGAACAAGTTGGTAAATTCTTTGTATATTTCAGAAAGGTACAAGGATAGAATTATTTCTAAACCTGGCATTAGAATTTTTGAGCTTCaaaatttggtaagaaaggaattgGAGGTGTATATTGGTAGGAATGTGGGAAGGAAAGCCAGAAGCATTGTTTTGCAACAAATCATGGGTGACAATGTAGAGGAGTTCAAAAGAATTTTGGATTATATGGATGAGCTTTTAAGGACTAATCCAGGTAGCTCATGTGTGGTTAGGCTGAGTGAAGAAACTTTTGAAGGTGGAATCAAAAGGTTTCAGTCCTTTTATATATGTTTTGATGCCATGAAGAAGACATTCAAAGCTGGTTGTAGGAGAGCAATTGGGTTGGATGGGTGTTTTTTAAAAGGTGTTAGTAAAGGGCAATTGCTTGTGGTTGTTTGTAAGGATGGGAACAACCAGATGCTACCACTGGCTTGGGCAGTGGTTGAAGTTGAGAATACTTTTACTTGGAGATGGTTTGTCAACATTCTAAGGCATGATGTTGAGCTTGGAGATGGGACTGGTTTGACAACTCTTTCAGATATGCAAAAT GGTCTGGATCTAGCCATTAAGGATCTGTTGCCAAATGTAGAACAAAGAATGTGTGGAAGACATGTgcttgccaatttttccaaaaaatGGAAAGGCATAGAGATTAGAAACTGCTTCTGGAGATGTGCTAAGTCCACATATGAGCAGGAGTTGCAAAAAAATTTGGATCATATGGAGAAGTTAGGTGATGGAataaatggagatttgtt CTGTTGTGATAGTGTTGACAACAACATGGCCGAGAGTTTTAATTCCTGGATTTTGGGGCCAAGTTACAAGACCATTATCACAATGCTTGAGGAAATTAGAGTCAAAATGATGAGAACGGTAGGACAACTAAGAGAGTTTTCTGAGGCTTGGATAACAAACATCAGCCCAATGGCTTTGCAGGTATTGCAAGAGAACACATCAAAGTCAATGAAGTGTACTCTTGAATGGAATGGCGAATATGGCTTTGAGGTCAAGGACAGCTGGGGTAATAAATTCATAGTAAATCTGAATAACAATACTTGCACTTGTATATCTTGGATGCTGAAAGGTGTTCCCTGTTGTCATGCCATAGTTGCACTTCATTTCAGAAAATTGGAACCTATTGACTATGTTGCACATTGGTACACTAAGGACACTTACCTCAAAACATACAACTCATTCATTCAACCTATTACTAATATGGCAATGTGGCCAAAGTCAACCAATCCTCCTGTCCTCCCATCTGAGATTAAAAAGCTGCCAGGTAGGCCAAGGAAGTGTAGAAGAAAGAAGCAAACAGAAAACAAGACAGGGAAGTTGTCAAAAAGAGGTGTTGAGATGACCTGA